The bacterium DNA segment ACTGCCTAATGTATGCATAACCGGGAGTGGTCCGCCAGGGACACGATTCGGTTCATGCAGTTGTTGAACTAAGCCACTTTGTAGCAGTTTTTTTGCCAGCTTTGTAGAGTTATCTTTAAGTTTATCATATTAGGATATTTGATGTCAAGAAGAAAAAGATACATTCAGCAATTCTCGGTGAATCTAAATAAACAGCCCAAGTAACCACCTTAAAGCCATTTTTTGCTTCTTAAACATCTTCTTCCTCTAAATTGCTTAAAATTTCCCCATCCTAAACCTATGGAGAACCTCCTTTATTTTAGAAATTGTGCCTTTCACGAAATTCATAACTCCTTGATTAACAAGAAGTTACAAATACACTTTTTTCTTATTGCCCTCCTGTTGTATAACCCCTTGATTTTCATAGACTTACAAATCATAGTTTGCTCGTTTTTCTTCACTTTTGCCCACTTTAAATAGGAGTGGAGGGCAATTTTACTTTTTCCCCTCTACCCAGAGGGGGCTACACTTACCCCGGTTTGCAGGCAATTCCCCCTTAATAAAGGGGGTTAGGGGGTTGTGATTGTTCAATCCATCCTTCAATTGCCCTTAAAACATTGTCTATATCTTTCTTTACATCACTATCATTGAATCTTATAAGAGTTAAACCCATAGACTTTAATTTCCATCCCCCTTAATAAAGGGGGCATAGGGGGTTGTTTCTTTCCATATCGTACTCAAATCTACTCTCGTTGTGGCTTTCTCCATCAATTTCAATTACCAGTTTTAGTCTACTACAATAAAAATCAACAATATACTCCCCAATAGGCTTTTGTCTCATAAACTGATACTCGATGTTCAAGTTTTTTAAAGGTATAAAGATTTAACCGCAAAGAGCGCAAAGGAAGGTTTCGCAAAGGACGCAAAGAAAGAAAAACAGGTCTATAAACGAAAACGAACTTTCAAATATTGTTAATTGCTTATAAATTTCAATGTATTAAGACTCAAGGAAGGAATTAAAAGGGTGGTGAACAACCTATAATCTCTGCGTTCTTTGCGGTTGATTTCTTTGCGTTCTTTGCGGTTAAAAAAGGATAAACCACTTAATCTTAAAAAAACTTGAATATCGAGTGATAGCCATTCATCTTTCTGCTTCTCAAATACTTCCAAAGCAATACTTCTGATAAAACCCCTTGCTTTCTAAGTTCTCTGGCGTAAGTTTTCAATTTCGGATTGTAATGAATCTTCATACTTACAACCCCCTAACCCCCTTTATATACTTACAACCCCCTAACCCCCTTTATATACTTACAACCCCCTAACCCCCTTTATTAAGGGGGAATATCTGTCCTCTACCTCTCATCTTTTCTATATTTGGGTGAGGGAATTTCGTGAAGCCCTATTTAGAAATTGGGCACTCTATTCCCTTTATCACAAAATCAAATCCTTATTTAAGTATATTATTTTTCTATTATCCCCATTTCTCCCTTTTCATCCACTTGT contains these protein-coding regions:
- a CDS encoding DUF559 domain-containing protein codes for the protein MRQKPIGEYIVDFYCSRLKLVIEIDGESHNESRFEYDMERNNPLCPLY